A region from the Vicia villosa cultivar HV-30 ecotype Madison, WI linkage group LG3, Vvil1.0, whole genome shotgun sequence genome encodes:
- the LOC131660896 gene encoding serpin-ZX-like, which translates to MDLRESITNQTNVSFTIANHLFSNASHSDMNIVFSPLLLQLVLSIIAAGSDGPVQQQLLSFLQSKSTDHLISFASQLVSVVLTDASPAGGPLLSFVDGVWIDKTLSLQPSFKQIVSTDFKANLSSVDFQNKAAEVTNEVNLWSEKETNGLIKELLPQGSIDGDTRLVFANALYFKGIWNDKFDVSLTKNNDFHLLNGNSVKVPFMTSEMDQFIREFNDFKVLGLPYKQGEDKRRFSMYIFLPNSKDGLSALVEKLASKSELLDRMLPYHQVEVGDFRIPRFKILFGLETSDVLKELGVVLPFSTGGLTKMVDSLEGQNLCVSNIFHKSFIEVNEKGTEAAAATAATILVGSTMRVPSPIDFVADHPFLFVIREDLTGTILFVGQVLNPLVD; encoded by the exons ATGGATCTCCGCGAATCAATTACCAACCAAACCAACGTTTCCTTCACCATCGCCAACCATTTGTTTTCAAATGCATCTCACAGTGATATGAACATCGTCTTCTCGCCATTGTTGCTCCAGCTTGTGCTTAGCATCATCGCTGCTGGCTCCGACGGTCCCGTACAACAACAGCTTCTCTCATTCCTCCAATCCAAATCCACCGATCATCTCATCTCATTCGCCTCTCAGCTCGTTTCCGTCGTCCTCACCGATGCCTCTCCAGCTGGCGGACCTCTCCTCTCTTTCGTTGACGGTGTCTGGATTGATAAAACCCTATCTCTTCAACCTTCCTTCAAACAAATCGTGTCTACTGACTTCAAAGCCAATTTGTCCTCCGTTGATTTCCAGAACAAG GCTGCTGAAGTGACCAATGAAGTGAATTTATGGTCTGAAAAAGAGACTAATGGTCTCATTAAAGAACTTCTTCCTCAAGGATCAATCGACGGCGACACCCGGCTTGTCTTTGCTAATGCATTATACTTTAAAGGAATATGGAATGACAAGTTTGATGTTTCCTTAACCAAAAATAATGATTTTCACCTTTTGAATGGTAACTCTGTCAAGGTTCCCTTCATGACCAGCGAGATGGATCAGTTTATTAGAGAATTCAATGATTTTAAAGTCCTTGGTCTTCCTTATAAGCAAGGCGAAGATAAGCGTCGATTCTCCATGTATATTTTTCTTCCGAATTCAAAAGATGGATTGTCAGCTTTGGTTGAGAAGTTGGCTTCCAAATCTGAGTTGCTCGATCGCATGCTTCCTTATCATCAAGTCGAAGTAGGTGACTTCAGGATTCCAAGATTCAAAATTTTATTTGGGCTTGAAACTTCTGATGTACTGAAAGAGTTAGGAGTGGTTCTACCTTTCTCTACGGGAGGTTTGACGAAAATGGTGGACTCTCTTGAGGGTCAAAACCTTTGTGTTTCTAATATATTTCATAAGTCTTTCATTGAAGTGAATGAAAAAGGCACAGAAGCTGCTGCTGCCACAGCAGCCACAATACTAGTAGGGAGTACTATGCGTGTTCCATCTCCAATAGACTTTGTCGCTGACCATCCTTTCTTATTTGTGATAAGAGAAGACTTGACAGGAACGATCCTCTTTGTTGGTCAGGTGCTCAATCCTCTTGTTGACTGA